From one Lineus longissimus chromosome 3, tnLinLong1.2, whole genome shotgun sequence genomic stretch:
- the LOC135484977 gene encoding uncharacterized protein LOC135484977 isoform X1 gives MVKRPLILTLFGLMQLAATQANIYQEFACANGLGYRPGDCPGNDISFQVLNLQACSDKCKATSSCVAFLWHEASHCYIKNKSCTSTTTANPANHFFDKTATTYQAFACANGLGYRPGDCPGNDISFQVLNLQACSDKCKVTSSCAAFLWNEASHCYIKSKSCTSTTTVNPANHFFDKTGEANPDQDCMIHYPGKHAHGAYPIKGADGKERGWTADSCSDYCAGTADCKAVDYVGADTTCHLHTSYQPLIDVTQASTGQVQYNTVSEYRKREGVSICPGY, from the exons CCAACATCTACCAAGAATTTGCCTGTGCAAATGGTCTCGGCTATCGTCCTGGCGACTGTCCAGGAAATGACATTAGCTTTCAAGTGTTGAACCTGCAGGCCTGCAGTGACAAGTGTAAGGCAACCAGCTCATGCGTGGCCTTCCTTTGGCATGAAGCCAGTCACTGCTACATCAAGAATAAAAGCTGTACAAGTACAACAACTGCGAATCCAGCCAATCACTTCTTTGATAAGACTG CCACCACTTACCAAGCATTTGCTTGTGCAAATGGCCTCGGCTATCGTCCTGGCGACTGTCCAGGAAATGACATTAGCTTTCAAGTGTTGAACCTGCAGGCCTGCAGTGACAAATGTAAGGTAACCAGCTCCTGCGCGGCCTTCCTGTGGAATGAAGCCAGTCACTGCTACATCAAGAGTAAAAGCTGTACAAGTACAACAACTGTGAATCCAGCCAATCACTTCTTTGATAAGACTG GTGAAGCGAATCCTGACCAGG ATTGTATGATCCATTACCCTGGCAAGCACGCCCACGGTGCCTATCCAATTAAAGGCGCTGATGGCAAAGAACGAGGTTGGACCGCAGATAGCTGCAGCGACTACTGCGCCGGAACGGCCGACTGCAAGGCTGTCGACTACGTTGGAGCTGACACAACCTGTCACCTCCACACGAGTTATCAGCCACTTATAGATGTGACACAGGCTAGCACAGGACAAGTTCAGTACAATACGGTATCAGAATACAGGAAGAGGGAAGGAGTCAGTATCTGTCCAG GCTATTAA
- the LOC135484977 gene encoding uncharacterized protein LOC135484977 isoform X2 gives MVKRPLILTLFGLMQLAATQANIYQEFACANGLGYRPGDCPGNDISFQVLNLQACSDKCKATSSCVAFLWHEASHCYIKNKSCTSTTTANPANHFFDKTGEANPDQDCMIHYPGKHAHGAYPIKGADGKERGWTADSCSDYCAGTADCKAVDYVGADTTCHLHTSYQPLIDVTQASTGQVQYNTVSEYRKREGVSICPGY, from the exons CCAACATCTACCAAGAATTTGCCTGTGCAAATGGTCTCGGCTATCGTCCTGGCGACTGTCCAGGAAATGACATTAGCTTTCAAGTGTTGAACCTGCAGGCCTGCAGTGACAAGTGTAAGGCAACCAGCTCATGCGTGGCCTTCCTTTGGCATGAAGCCAGTCACTGCTACATCAAGAATAAAAGCTGTACAAGTACAACAACTGCGAATCCAGCCAATCACTTCTTTGATAAGACTG GTGAAGCGAATCCTGACCAGG ATTGTATGATCCATTACCCTGGCAAGCACGCCCACGGTGCCTATCCAATTAAAGGCGCTGATGGCAAAGAACGAGGTTGGACCGCAGATAGCTGCAGCGACTACTGCGCCGGAACGGCCGACTGCAAGGCTGTCGACTACGTTGGAGCTGACACAACCTGTCACCTCCACACGAGTTATCAGCCACTTATAGATGTGACACAGGCTAGCACAGGACAAGTTCAGTACAATACGGTATCAGAATACAGGAAGAGGGAAGGAGTCAGTATCTGTCCAG GCTATTAA